A window from Mytilus galloprovincialis chromosome 8, xbMytGall1.hap1.1, whole genome shotgun sequence encodes these proteins:
- the LOC143084942 gene encoding sister chromatid cohesion protein PDS5 homolog A-like isoform X1, whose amino-acid sequence MSGKANKIVYPPGCKDITEEIGKEELVRRLKLLARAFQDMGQDDNDQYCGLAVYLATDYFLDHQSKDVRLLVACCVADVFRIFAPEAPYKDLKHLKDIFIFLVKQLRGLEDPDSPSFKRYFYLLENLAWVKSFNICIELEENQEIFCSLFQLMFSIVSDKHSSKVKNFVLDMLTPLITEADSVSQELMDIILLNVVEPYKTQKRVAYALAKELLIRSSNAIEPYIQAFFNNTLMLGKSSESELSHRLYDLIYELNQISPNVLLSVLPQLEFKLKSNEESERKQVTKLLAKMFSDEGSNLVEQNRPLWICFLGRFNDISIPVRQTCVQFSQHFLINHPETNKDIVEQLKSRSHDPEETIRMEVVNTVLSVAKKDFSIINEELLGFIKERTLDKKFQVRREALMGLGQLYKKYTFGEKVEESFVEKVSFIKDKIFHHYYQQSSDDRLLVERVFNTCLVPYNMPEEDRMRQFLLLYCTLDEHAIKAFQEMFKHRISVRAMILQMVEAIEQQALLNPRIVSLSRTLPETGKAIEHLKKFCQIIKDDKRLRSYLIKLLSQDCTCKKAQDLVREILKKLGGPSQGTQNIYYNTIKSLLERVAPVMIDTSAVDQLVSHVDDSVRGLGIITEGIDSAAEKSVKLLMVLSWTYPYYFKTEETYELLLTFMKHDDESVADLTLQIFNNIGKNLQKDYPNIYSSLLPVVSSAAKLGNPKQCKHAIRCINTICKNKEAIYGQIFEHYKKSLNPESANFITAIVGLGHIAKLCPEEFAPDIKTIVSKVIVKDLLMQDHTFGPSTTESWYSEHHVTEESMAKLQSMKLLTRWLQGLKSNANNSGTSTLRLLYTVIAHEGDLMEKGNINKPELARLRLQAGCCMIKLAEEKCFSDIITHEQFQALALLMNDSCYHVRHIFSLKLHKSLLTLRLPLQYMSIFCLAANDPMRERRTQIKQFLQNNITKRREYIKQNPSIQGRIFHFLPDYVMPYTIHLLAHDPELKEHDDVEPLKNIKECLWFNMEPLISKSEDYNYTFFRRMMENIKQTKDAQDPDDKETNMKLYAVCDVALGLLNSKSGNITLKDVTVEPRLSAKHFTKPDKSYSNTQNYLPKDFSFEGHKRKGVNALIDTSGKANTSKGQTTEIIVESPGPVVNPLPTSPRDQRQPKTKKTDVGSETESSPNSSADSVKKNDSGKNVDKKKTQKRKLNTDTKDENKEPKTAKVRNKKQTKTSGKNVPKLMDTEESDGDEDDDSSVANSESQESQEIPLGPKAKKAKNVSDKNSKSNVRTSKKDTLQKSKSLMNGAKTDSTVTSDSPKPGRKRKTESVSKESTTVKKSKLTPALKNLSPSVSDCSTPSSPGRSSTKSSSSVKSSAKSSSAKSTPKKSPHNLKKTTITRSKLNRSDGESDESPPEDKTKKNVRKTASKQTRLDQFNVKSAPKNVRKGKNLPNGVSDGDSQETSSAASTPKSGTSIRIKTKVQTPDSTKKRGRPKKT is encoded by the exons ATGAGTGGGAAAGCTAATAAGATAGTGTACCCTCCGGGGTGTAAAGATATTACAGAAGAGATAGGAAAAGAAGAATTAGTGAGAAGGCTGAAg TTGTTAGCAAGAGCTTTCCAGGATATGGGACAAGATGACAATGATCAATATTGTGGACTTGCTGTATACTTAGCTACAGATTACTTTCTGGACCATCAGAGTAAAGATGTCAGATTACTGGTGGCCTGTTGTGTTGCTGATGTCTTTAGGATATTTGCACCTGAGGCTCCATACAAGGATCTTAAACATTTAAAG GATATCTTCATATTCCTTGTGAAACAGTTGAGAGGTTTGGAAGACCCTGACTCACCATCATTCAAGAGATACTTTTACTTGTTAGAG AATCTAGCATGGGTAAAGTCCTTCAATATTTGTATTGAACTGGAAGAAAATCAAGAAATCTTCTGTAGTTTGTTCCAGCTCATGTTTTCTATTGTCAG TGACAAGCACTCCAGCAAAGTGAAGAACTTTGTACTAGATATGTTGACTCCACTTATCACTGAGGCTGATTCTGTGTCACAAGAACTAATGGACATTATCTTGTTAAATGTTGTAGAACCTTACAAG ACACAGAAAAGAGTAGCATATGCACTTGCCAAGGAGCTTCTCATCAGATCAAGTAATGCAATTGAACCATATATACAAGCA ttttTCAACAATACTTTGATGTTGGGTAAAAGTTCTGAAAGTGAACTTTCTCACAGATTATATGACCTAATTTATGAACTGAATCAGATTTCTCCAAATGTGTTGTTGTCAGTTCTACCCCAGCTAGAGTTTAAACTGAAG AGTAATGAAGAGAGTGAAAGAAAACAAGTAACAAAACTTCTAGCCAAGATGTTTTCTGATGAGGGATCTAATCTTGTAGAACAAAATAGACCACTTTGGATTTGTTTTCTTGGAAG GTTTAATGACATAAGTATACCTGTCCGTCAGACCTGTGTCCAGTTCTCACAACATTTCCTTATTAATCACCCAGAAACTAATAAAGATATTGTAGAGCAACTGAAGTCGAGGAGCCATGATCCTGAGGAAACTATTCGTATGGAGGTTGTGAACACAGTACTAAGTGTAGCAAAGAAAGATTTCAGTATAATTAATGAAGAATTACTTGGCTTTATAAAGGAGAGAACACTAGATAAGAAA tTTCAAGTGAGAAGAGAGGCATTAATGGGACTTGGACAACTATACAAGAAATACACATTTGGTGAAAAAGTAGAGGAATCCTTTGTGGAAAAAGTATCGTTTATAAAAGACAAGATATTCCATCATTATTATCAACAGAGTAGTGATGACAG ACTTCTAGTAGAGAGGGTATTTAACACCTGTTTAGTTCCATATAATATGCCAGAAGAAGACAGGATGAGACAGTTCTTACTGTTATATTGTACCCTAGATGAACATGCTATAAA GGCTTTCCAGGAAATGTTTAAACACAGAATAAG TGTTCGAGCTATGATTTTACAGATGGTTGAAGCAATAGAACAACAAGCTTTACTGAATCCTAGGATTGTTAGTTTGTCAA gAACTTTACCAGAGACTGGAAAAGCCATTGAGCATCTCAAGAAATTTTGTCAGATAATCAAGGATGACAAAAGACTAAGGAGCTATTTAATCAAATTACTTAGTCAagattgtacatgtaaaaaagcACAAGATTTAGTG AGAGAAATTTTGAAGAAGTTAGGAGGTCCATCACAGGGTACACAGAATATTTATTACAACACAATAAAGAGTTTGTTAGAGAGAGTGGCCCCTGTAATGATAGATACATCAGCAGTAGACCAGCTGGTCTCCCATGTAGACGACTCTGTCAGAGGTCTTGGTATAATTACAGAGGGAATAGATAGTGCTGCTGAGAAAAGTGTTAAATTATTAATG gtACTATCATGGACGTATCCATACTATTTTAAAACAGAAGAAACATACGAACTTCTATTGACATTTATGAAACATGATGATGAAAGTGTTG CTGACCTTACACTACAGATATTCAATAACATTGGAAAAAATCTTCAAAAGGATTATCCCAATATATACTC GAGTTTATTACCAGTTGTATCTAGTGCAGCTAAGTTGGGTAAtccaaaacagtgcaaacatgccATTAGATGTATTAATACgatatgtaaaaacaaagaagCTATTTATGGACAAATCTTTGAG CATTACAAGAAGTCACTTAATCCAGAATCAGCCAACTTCATTACAGCTATAGTAGGACTAGGACATATAGCCAAGCTTTGTCCGGAAGAATTTGCTCCTGATATAAAAACTATAGTCTCTAAAGTAATTGTCAAAGATCTCCTAATGCAAGACCAT ACATTTGGTCCATCAACAACAGAAAGTTGGTATTCTGAACATCATGTGACAGAGGAATCTATGGCTAAG TTACAATCTATGAAATTATTAACCAGATGGTTACAAGGTCTGAAGAGTAATGCAAACAATTCAGGGACGTCAACGCTACGGCTACTGTATACTGTCATAGCGCATGAAGGAGATCTGATGGAGAAGGGAAATATTAA taAACCAGAATTAGCTAGACTGAGATTACAAGCTGGCTGTTGTATGATCAAATTAGCAGAGGAGAAATGCTTCTCTGACATCATTACACATGAACAGTTCCAAGCCTTGGCTTTGTTAATGAAT GATAGCTGTTACCATGTACGTCATATATTCTCTCTTAAATTACACAAAAGTTTACTCACACTTCGACTACCTCTCCAGTACATGTCAATATTTTGTCTGGCGGCCAACGATCCAATGAGAGAACGGCGGACACAGATCAAACAATTCCTACAGAACAATATCACAAAGAGAAGGGAATACATTAAACAGAATCCATCCATTCAAG gAAGAATATTCCATTTCTTACCTGACTATGTGATGCCGTATACTATACATTTACTAGCACATGACCCTGAACTAAAGGAACACGATGATGTAGAACCtcttaaaaatattaaaga ATGTCTGTGGTTTAATATGGAGCCTTTGATCAGTAAGAGTGAAGACTATAATTACACTTTCTTCAGACGAATGATGGAGAATATTAAACAGACAAAAGATGCTCAGGATCCAGATGACAAAGAAACAAATATG aaaCTGTATGCTGTATGTGATGTAGCTCTGGGATTACTAAATAGTAAGAGTGGTAATATTACTCTAAAAGATGTAACTGTAGAACCAAGATTATCAGCTAAACACTTCACTAAACCAGATAAG AGTTACAGCAATACACAGAATTATCTACCTAAAGACTTTTCTTTTGAAGGCCATAAG aGGAAGGGTGTAAATGCCTTGATAGATACATCAGGAAAAGCTAACACCAGTAAGGGTCAGACCACAGAAATAATTGTGGAGAGTCCTGGACCAGTGGTCAATCCACTTCCTACATCTCCTAGAGATCAGAGACAACCTAAGACAAAGAAAACGGATGTTGG ATCTGAAACAGAAAGTTCACCGAATTCTAGTGCTGATTCTGTGAAGAAAAATGATTCAGGGAAAAATGTGgacaagaaaaaaacacaaaaacgaaAACTTAATACTGACACTAAGGATGAAAACAAAGAACCTAAAACAGCAAAAGTGcgtaacaaaaaacaaacaaaaacctcAGGGAAAAATGTGCCAAAATTAATGGACACTGAAGAATCAGACGGTGATGAGGATGATGATAGTTCAGTGGCTAATTCTGAGTCACAGGAATCGCAGGAAATTCCATTAGGACCTAAAGCAAAAAAAGCTAAAAATGTTAGTGATAAAAATTCAAAGTCCAATGTGAGGACTTCAAAAAAGGACACACTTCAGAAGTCTAAGTCATTAATGAATGGTGCAAAAACAGATTCCACGGTTACTTCAGATTCTCCGAAGCCAGGAAGGAAACGAAAAACTGAAAGTGTTTCCAAAGAAAGTACTACAGTCAAAAAATCAAAGTTAAC TCCCGCCTTAAAGAATCTCAGTCCATCAGTTAGTGATTGTTCTACACCCAGTTCTCCAGGGAGGTCATCAACAAAATCATCATCATCTGTAAAATCTTCAGCAAAATCATCGTCAGCAAAATCTACTCCAAAGAAATCCCCgcataatttaaaaaa AACAACAATAACTAGGAGTAAATTGAACAGATCTGATGGAGAATCGGATGAATCACCTCCCGAagacaaaacgaaaaaaaatgtgAGAAAGACTGCATCAAAACAGACAAGACTTGACCAGTTCAATGTTAAATCAGCTCCCAAAAATGT GAGGAAAGGTAAAAATTTGCCAAATGGAGTGTCTGATGGTGATAGTCAGGAAACATCGTCAGCTGCATCGACACCTAAATCAGGGACATCAATACGTATCAAAACTAAAGTACAGACACCTGATAGT
- the LOC143084942 gene encoding sister chromatid cohesion protein PDS5 homolog B-like isoform X2: protein MMEYRLLSQKLRDIILLNVVEPYKTQKRVAYALAKELLIRSSNAIEPYIQAFFNNTLMLGKSSESELSHRLYDLIYELNQISPNVLLSVLPQLEFKLKSNEESERKQVTKLLAKMFSDEGSNLVEQNRPLWICFLGRFNDISIPVRQTCVQFSQHFLINHPETNKDIVEQLKSRSHDPEETIRMEVVNTVLSVAKKDFSIINEELLGFIKERTLDKKFQVRREALMGLGQLYKKYTFGEKVEESFVEKVSFIKDKIFHHYYQQSSDDRLLVERVFNTCLVPYNMPEEDRMRQFLLLYCTLDEHAIKAFQEMFKHRISVRAMILQMVEAIEQQALLNPRIVSLSRTLPETGKAIEHLKKFCQIIKDDKRLRSYLIKLLSQDCTCKKAQDLVREILKKLGGPSQGTQNIYYNTIKSLLERVAPVMIDTSAVDQLVSHVDDSVRGLGIITEGIDSAAEKSVKLLMVLSWTYPYYFKTEETYELLLTFMKHDDESVADLTLQIFNNIGKNLQKDYPNIYSSLLPVVSSAAKLGNPKQCKHAIRCINTICKNKEAIYGQIFEHYKKSLNPESANFITAIVGLGHIAKLCPEEFAPDIKTIVSKVIVKDLLMQDHTFGPSTTESWYSEHHVTEESMAKLQSMKLLTRWLQGLKSNANNSGTSTLRLLYTVIAHEGDLMEKGNINKPELARLRLQAGCCMIKLAEEKCFSDIITHEQFQALALLMNDSCYHVRHIFSLKLHKSLLTLRLPLQYMSIFCLAANDPMRERRTQIKQFLQNNITKRREYIKQNPSIQGRIFHFLPDYVMPYTIHLLAHDPELKEHDDVEPLKNIKECLWFNMEPLISKSEDYNYTFFRRMMENIKQTKDAQDPDDKETNMKLYAVCDVALGLLNSKSGNITLKDVTVEPRLSAKHFTKPDKSYSNTQNYLPKDFSFEGHKRKGVNALIDTSGKANTSKGQTTEIIVESPGPVVNPLPTSPRDQRQPKTKKTDVGSETESSPNSSADSVKKNDSGKNVDKKKTQKRKLNTDTKDENKEPKTAKVRNKKQTKTSGKNVPKLMDTEESDGDEDDDSSVANSESQESQEIPLGPKAKKAKNVSDKNSKSNVRTSKKDTLQKSKSLMNGAKTDSTVTSDSPKPGRKRKTESVSKESTTVKKSKLTPALKNLSPSVSDCSTPSSPGRSSTKSSSSVKSSAKSSSAKSTPKKSPHNLKKTTITRSKLNRSDGESDESPPEDKTKKNVRKTASKQTRLDQFNVKSAPKNVRKGKNLPNGVSDGDSQETSSAASTPKSGTSIRIKTKVQTPDSTKKRGRPKKT from the exons ATGATGGAATACAGACTATTGTCACAAAAACTAAGGGACATTATCTTGTTAAATGTTGTAGAACCTTACAAG ACACAGAAAAGAGTAGCATATGCACTTGCCAAGGAGCTTCTCATCAGATCAAGTAATGCAATTGAACCATATATACAAGCA ttttTCAACAATACTTTGATGTTGGGTAAAAGTTCTGAAAGTGAACTTTCTCACAGATTATATGACCTAATTTATGAACTGAATCAGATTTCTCCAAATGTGTTGTTGTCAGTTCTACCCCAGCTAGAGTTTAAACTGAAG AGTAATGAAGAGAGTGAAAGAAAACAAGTAACAAAACTTCTAGCCAAGATGTTTTCTGATGAGGGATCTAATCTTGTAGAACAAAATAGACCACTTTGGATTTGTTTTCTTGGAAG GTTTAATGACATAAGTATACCTGTCCGTCAGACCTGTGTCCAGTTCTCACAACATTTCCTTATTAATCACCCAGAAACTAATAAAGATATTGTAGAGCAACTGAAGTCGAGGAGCCATGATCCTGAGGAAACTATTCGTATGGAGGTTGTGAACACAGTACTAAGTGTAGCAAAGAAAGATTTCAGTATAATTAATGAAGAATTACTTGGCTTTATAAAGGAGAGAACACTAGATAAGAAA tTTCAAGTGAGAAGAGAGGCATTAATGGGACTTGGACAACTATACAAGAAATACACATTTGGTGAAAAAGTAGAGGAATCCTTTGTGGAAAAAGTATCGTTTATAAAAGACAAGATATTCCATCATTATTATCAACAGAGTAGTGATGACAG ACTTCTAGTAGAGAGGGTATTTAACACCTGTTTAGTTCCATATAATATGCCAGAAGAAGACAGGATGAGACAGTTCTTACTGTTATATTGTACCCTAGATGAACATGCTATAAA GGCTTTCCAGGAAATGTTTAAACACAGAATAAG TGTTCGAGCTATGATTTTACAGATGGTTGAAGCAATAGAACAACAAGCTTTACTGAATCCTAGGATTGTTAGTTTGTCAA gAACTTTACCAGAGACTGGAAAAGCCATTGAGCATCTCAAGAAATTTTGTCAGATAATCAAGGATGACAAAAGACTAAGGAGCTATTTAATCAAATTACTTAGTCAagattgtacatgtaaaaaagcACAAGATTTAGTG AGAGAAATTTTGAAGAAGTTAGGAGGTCCATCACAGGGTACACAGAATATTTATTACAACACAATAAAGAGTTTGTTAGAGAGAGTGGCCCCTGTAATGATAGATACATCAGCAGTAGACCAGCTGGTCTCCCATGTAGACGACTCTGTCAGAGGTCTTGGTATAATTACAGAGGGAATAGATAGTGCTGCTGAGAAAAGTGTTAAATTATTAATG gtACTATCATGGACGTATCCATACTATTTTAAAACAGAAGAAACATACGAACTTCTATTGACATTTATGAAACATGATGATGAAAGTGTTG CTGACCTTACACTACAGATATTCAATAACATTGGAAAAAATCTTCAAAAGGATTATCCCAATATATACTC GAGTTTATTACCAGTTGTATCTAGTGCAGCTAAGTTGGGTAAtccaaaacagtgcaaacatgccATTAGATGTATTAATACgatatgtaaaaacaaagaagCTATTTATGGACAAATCTTTGAG CATTACAAGAAGTCACTTAATCCAGAATCAGCCAACTTCATTACAGCTATAGTAGGACTAGGACATATAGCCAAGCTTTGTCCGGAAGAATTTGCTCCTGATATAAAAACTATAGTCTCTAAAGTAATTGTCAAAGATCTCCTAATGCAAGACCAT ACATTTGGTCCATCAACAACAGAAAGTTGGTATTCTGAACATCATGTGACAGAGGAATCTATGGCTAAG TTACAATCTATGAAATTATTAACCAGATGGTTACAAGGTCTGAAGAGTAATGCAAACAATTCAGGGACGTCAACGCTACGGCTACTGTATACTGTCATAGCGCATGAAGGAGATCTGATGGAGAAGGGAAATATTAA taAACCAGAATTAGCTAGACTGAGATTACAAGCTGGCTGTTGTATGATCAAATTAGCAGAGGAGAAATGCTTCTCTGACATCATTACACATGAACAGTTCCAAGCCTTGGCTTTGTTAATGAAT GATAGCTGTTACCATGTACGTCATATATTCTCTCTTAAATTACACAAAAGTTTACTCACACTTCGACTACCTCTCCAGTACATGTCAATATTTTGTCTGGCGGCCAACGATCCAATGAGAGAACGGCGGACACAGATCAAACAATTCCTACAGAACAATATCACAAAGAGAAGGGAATACATTAAACAGAATCCATCCATTCAAG gAAGAATATTCCATTTCTTACCTGACTATGTGATGCCGTATACTATACATTTACTAGCACATGACCCTGAACTAAAGGAACACGATGATGTAGAACCtcttaaaaatattaaaga ATGTCTGTGGTTTAATATGGAGCCTTTGATCAGTAAGAGTGAAGACTATAATTACACTTTCTTCAGACGAATGATGGAGAATATTAAACAGACAAAAGATGCTCAGGATCCAGATGACAAAGAAACAAATATG aaaCTGTATGCTGTATGTGATGTAGCTCTGGGATTACTAAATAGTAAGAGTGGTAATATTACTCTAAAAGATGTAACTGTAGAACCAAGATTATCAGCTAAACACTTCACTAAACCAGATAAG AGTTACAGCAATACACAGAATTATCTACCTAAAGACTTTTCTTTTGAAGGCCATAAG aGGAAGGGTGTAAATGCCTTGATAGATACATCAGGAAAAGCTAACACCAGTAAGGGTCAGACCACAGAAATAATTGTGGAGAGTCCTGGACCAGTGGTCAATCCACTTCCTACATCTCCTAGAGATCAGAGACAACCTAAGACAAAGAAAACGGATGTTGG ATCTGAAACAGAAAGTTCACCGAATTCTAGTGCTGATTCTGTGAAGAAAAATGATTCAGGGAAAAATGTGgacaagaaaaaaacacaaaaacgaaAACTTAATACTGACACTAAGGATGAAAACAAAGAACCTAAAACAGCAAAAGTGcgtaacaaaaaacaaacaaaaacctcAGGGAAAAATGTGCCAAAATTAATGGACACTGAAGAATCAGACGGTGATGAGGATGATGATAGTTCAGTGGCTAATTCTGAGTCACAGGAATCGCAGGAAATTCCATTAGGACCTAAAGCAAAAAAAGCTAAAAATGTTAGTGATAAAAATTCAAAGTCCAATGTGAGGACTTCAAAAAAGGACACACTTCAGAAGTCTAAGTCATTAATGAATGGTGCAAAAACAGATTCCACGGTTACTTCAGATTCTCCGAAGCCAGGAAGGAAACGAAAAACTGAAAGTGTTTCCAAAGAAAGTACTACAGTCAAAAAATCAAAGTTAAC TCCCGCCTTAAAGAATCTCAGTCCATCAGTTAGTGATTGTTCTACACCCAGTTCTCCAGGGAGGTCATCAACAAAATCATCATCATCTGTAAAATCTTCAGCAAAATCATCGTCAGCAAAATCTACTCCAAAGAAATCCCCgcataatttaaaaaa AACAACAATAACTAGGAGTAAATTGAACAGATCTGATGGAGAATCGGATGAATCACCTCCCGAagacaaaacgaaaaaaaatgtgAGAAAGACTGCATCAAAACAGACAAGACTTGACCAGTTCAATGTTAAATCAGCTCCCAAAAATGT GAGGAAAGGTAAAAATTTGCCAAATGGAGTGTCTGATGGTGATAGTCAGGAAACATCGTCAGCTGCATCGACACCTAAATCAGGGACATCAATACGTATCAAAACTAAAGTACAGACACCTGATAGT